From Bosea sp. NBC_00550, the proteins below share one genomic window:
- a CDS encoding chaperone NapD — protein MAEESGRRFHHISSAVVSALPARVDAVLTSIRELPETEVHRVENGKIVIVLEGSSTGVIGDRLAAISLIDGVLSANMVFEQIENLESLDDIGVDP, from the coding sequence ATGGCTGAAGAGTCGGGCCGCCGCTTCCATCACATATCGAGCGCCGTGGTCTCGGCCCTGCCGGCGCGCGTCGATGCCGTGCTGACCAGCATCCGCGAGCTGCCGGAGACCGAGGTGCACCGAGTCGAGAACGGCAAAATCGTGATCGTGCTGGAGGGATCGAGCACCGGCGTGATCGGCGACCGCCTGGCTGCCATCAGCCTGATCGACGGGGTGCTGTCGGCCAACATGGTGTTCGAGCAGATCGAAAACCTCGAAAGCCTCGACGACATTGGAGTAGACCCATGA
- the napF gene encoding ferredoxin-type protein NapF, whose translation MERVVIDRGRRNFLTGRRLSLPDKVRPPWSRTASIAAACTGCGACVPACPQHIIALDEAGRAAIDFTGSECSFCGACADACPEPVFDRAIPAFEHLAVIGPECFASRGIVCQSCGDVCPEAAIRFRPQLGGPPLPELAADRCSGCGACIAVCPAQAVAVSPRSQEAADG comes from the coding sequence ATGGAACGGGTTGTCATCGATCGCGGACGCCGCAACTTCCTGACAGGCCGGCGCCTCTCACTGCCCGACAAGGTGCGCCCGCCTTGGTCCCGTACGGCGTCGATCGCGGCGGCCTGCACCGGTTGCGGAGCCTGTGTTCCTGCTTGCCCGCAGCACATCATCGCGCTCGACGAGGCCGGCCGGGCCGCCATCGACTTCACCGGGAGCGAGTGCAGCTTCTGCGGCGCCTGTGCCGATGCCTGTCCCGAGCCGGTGTTCGACCGTGCCATCCCCGCTTTTGAGCATCTGGCCGTGATCGGCCCGGAATGCTTCGCGAGCCGCGGCATCGTCTGCCAGAGCTGCGGCGATGTCTGCCCGGAGGCGGCGATCCGCTTCCGCCCGCAGCTCGGCGGGCCTCCATTGCCCGAGTTGGCGGCCGATCGCTGCAGCGGTTGCGGCGCCTGTATCGCGGTCTGCCCGGCGCAGGCCGTCGCCGTATCACCCCGCAGCCAGGAGGCAGCAGATGGCTGA
- the napE gene encoding periplasmic nitrate reductase, NapE protein — MATESARASGPATTTEEPTRRAEFLAFLTLAVLIWPIIAVGVVGGYGFLVWMFQIILGPPGPPH, encoded by the coding sequence ATGGCGACCGAGTCTGCACGGGCGAGCGGCCCGGCGACCACCACAGAAGAGCCCACGAGGCGAGCCGAATTCCTGGCTTTCCTGACCCTGGCGGTGCTGATCTGGCCGATCATCGCGGTAGGAGTGGTCGGCGGTTACGGCTTCCTGGTGTGGATGTTCCAAATCATTCTCGGCCCACCTGGCCCGCCACATTGA
- a CDS encoding IS1182 family transposase, translating to MMGERRVAQEALFYEFSLERHVPDDHWVRSIDRFVDLSEIRAHLRPFYSEMGRPSIDPELMIRMLLIGYCFGIRSERRLCEEVHLNLAYRWFCRLGLEGDVPDHSTFSKNRHGRFRESDLLRELFETTVRRCIEEGLVGGEGFAVDASLIKADANKQRSADASELVDWHDLARTRRSVREYLDTLDEAAWGAASEAKPKFVSRADPAAQWTGALKGHAFFAYATNYLIDLDHAVIVDVEASRAIRQAEVGSARTMLDRTQERFGLWPARLAADSAYGSAENLAWLVHKRGIEPHIPVFDKSQRSDGTFSRSDFAYDHARDRYTCPGGKELRPRQKAYRTERPLVDDEGMMRYRASKFDCDACSLKPQCSPNMPARKILRSIHEGARDMARDIAETDAYVTSRRERKKVEMLFAHLKRILRLDRLRLRGPNGARDEFHLAAAAQNLRKLAKLKPNGPQVRPA from the coding sequence ATGATGGGTGAACGGCGGGTGGCGCAGGAGGCGCTGTTCTACGAGTTCAGTCTTGAGCGTCACGTGCCGGACGATCATTGGGTGCGGTCGATAGACCGGTTCGTCGATCTTTCCGAGATCCGCGCACATCTGCGGCCGTTCTACAGCGAGATGGGTCGGCCCTCGATCGATCCGGAGCTGATGATCCGGATGCTGCTCATCGGCTATTGCTTCGGCATCCGTTCCGAGCGGCGCCTGTGCGAGGAGGTGCACCTGAACCTCGCCTATCGCTGGTTCTGCCGGCTCGGGCTTGAGGGCGACGTTCCCGATCACTCGACCTTCTCGAAGAACCGGCATGGCCGCTTCCGCGAGAGCGATCTTCTGCGTGAGCTGTTCGAGACGACCGTCCGGCGTTGCATCGAAGAAGGGCTCGTGGGCGGAGAAGGCTTCGCGGTCGATGCCAGCCTGATCAAGGCCGATGCGAACAAGCAACGTTCCGCGGACGCCTCAGAGCTGGTCGACTGGCACGATCTCGCCCGGACGCGTCGCTCGGTGCGCGAATATCTCGATACGCTCGATGAGGCCGCCTGGGGCGCGGCGAGCGAGGCGAAGCCGAAGTTCGTGTCGCGCGCCGATCCGGCCGCGCAATGGACCGGCGCTTTGAAGGGGCATGCCTTCTTCGCCTACGCCACCAACTACCTGATCGACCTCGACCACGCCGTCATCGTCGATGTCGAGGCCAGCCGCGCCATCCGGCAGGCCGAAGTCGGCTCGGCCCGGACCATGCTCGACCGAACGCAGGAGCGTTTTGGCCTCTGGCCGGCCAGGCTAGCCGCCGACAGCGCCTATGGCTCGGCCGAGAACCTCGCCTGGCTGGTGCATAAGCGCGGGATCGAGCCGCATATCCCGGTCTTCGACAAATCCCAGCGCAGCGACGGCACCTTCAGCCGCTCCGACTTCGCCTATGACCACGCGCGCGATCGCTACACCTGCCCGGGCGGGAAGGAGTTGAGGCCGCGCCAGAAGGCCTATCGAACCGAGCGGCCGCTCGTCGATGACGAGGGCATGATGCGTTACCGCGCCAGCAAGTTCGACTGCGACGCCTGCTCGCTGAAGCCGCAGTGCTCACCCAACATGCCCGCTCGCAAGATCCTGCGCTCGATCCATGAGGGCGCCCGCGACATGGCCAGGGACATCGCCGAGACCGACGCCTATGTCACCTCGCGGCGCGAACGGAAAAAGGTCGAGATGCTGTTTGCTCACCTCAAGCGCATCTTGCGGCTCGACCGGTTGCGACTGCGCGGACCGAATGGCGCCAGAGACGAGTTCCACCTCGCCGCAGCAGCCCAGAACCTCAGGAAGCTCGCCAAACTCAAGCCAAACGGGCCGCAGGTCAGGCCTGCCTGA
- a CDS encoding AIM24 family protein, which yields MTKPAIMVFWFLVMTSWLPMIAGLQDVLIRLRLGSGPDAFAIKPDAGSFFLIAMGILFTGLFRFRFIAVLCMLPAMLAVLLGVQDLGSLNEYRSWLFPLGLGLVTLSALFLVTYGRLRSPAVGIFLLLAAIEAIGGFFPVAPEDGAPPIPPAPSQPGATTPAVFLTFGRLFHSYHLSVLDLLIVSSLIVFGRFVVLLYRHNKPGWDGLKGEINIVPVLKQTLLLSIPFFIMILSLGWFWNQVGSRAEAYAIEILRTPGPTGTILPPITLEQALAEANDREQKEIANKTTAALADATTNAQAGSADLVKTIMPKLRASFPSYLMKLKGCSWYDVLCHVVNGIKSVVNSIYRKARDAALNSLEASLRDADKFNQSQLVEKRDRATKAVAAFSQESTRWSQTAIYKAFETARWLGLILSIYGIMVAVKTVMVIMSRIVYRDDGLNRHFASLKPGAVSSAFSSPGTGKAEIEIPAGSTDTYVVLRYEIRNAVANVSVPQFGTGILGRIFSGSYILARLKGSNIPELGASIVVNAPAELLQWKLKQGEEIIVRYEDLVAFSSTVRLATEINLSIQATLFGRFMFHKMIGPGFVIVQTKGEAVAGKEPEAGWSRRATSLKAWQLQAGFQVQSNLDWLGVYLAPFNIRKQEGSMLIYDAAPENTRWSSFGLIRAVRTFLLPF from the coding sequence ATGACCAAGCCGGCAATCATGGTCTTCTGGTTTCTCGTGATGACGTCATGGCTACCGATGATTGCCGGGCTTCAGGACGTGCTTATCCGGCTAAGGCTGGGAAGTGGCCCCGATGCTTTTGCCATCAAGCCCGACGCGGGATCATTTTTCCTGATTGCCATGGGCATTCTATTCACCGGCCTGTTCAGGTTTAGGTTCATCGCCGTTCTCTGCATGCTGCCGGCAATGTTGGCAGTCCTGCTCGGCGTCCAGGATCTCGGAAGTCTGAACGAATATCGCTCGTGGCTTTTCCCCCTTGGACTGGGCTTGGTTACGCTCTCCGCACTCTTTCTGGTAACCTATGGTCGGCTGCGCAGTCCTGCAGTCGGAATTTTCCTGCTGCTCGCGGCGATCGAGGCCATCGGCGGCTTCTTTCCTGTCGCGCCAGAAGACGGCGCGCCTCCGATCCCGCCGGCGCCCAGCCAACCGGGTGCAACGACTCCGGCCGTCTTTCTCACCTTCGGTCGCTTATTTCACTCCTACCACCTGTCGGTCCTAGACCTCCTGATCGTGTCGTCCCTGATCGTCTTTGGACGGTTCGTGGTCTTGCTTTACCGGCACAATAAGCCGGGTTGGGACGGCCTGAAGGGGGAAATCAACATAGTCCCGGTCCTGAAGCAGACGCTCCTGCTTTCAATCCCATTCTTCATCATGATCCTATCACTCGGGTGGTTCTGGAACCAGGTTGGAAGCCGGGCAGAAGCCTATGCGATTGAAATTCTTCGGACTCCTGGGCCTACTGGGACAATCCTTCCCCCAATAACCCTCGAACAAGCCCTGGCTGAGGCTAATGATCGAGAGCAGAAGGAGATCGCCAACAAAACAACCGCGGCACTTGCAGATGCCACAACCAACGCACAGGCGGGCTCGGCGGATCTTGTTAAAACCATCATGCCGAAACTCCGGGCATCATTCCCATCGTATCTGATGAAGCTGAAAGGGTGTAGCTGGTATGATGTGCTCTGCCACGTGGTGAACGGCATCAAATCCGTGGTGAATTCGATTTACCGGAAGGCACGGGACGCGGCATTGAACTCTCTCGAGGCCTCACTTCGTGATGCCGACAAATTCAACCAGAGCCAGCTAGTCGAGAAGCGGGACAGAGCGACCAAAGCGGTTGCCGCGTTTTCGCAGGAGAGTACCAGGTGGTCGCAGACCGCGATCTATAAAGCTTTCGAAACTGCCCGCTGGTTGGGCCTCATTTTGTCGATCTACGGGATCATGGTGGCCGTGAAGACGGTCATGGTTATCATGTCCCGCATCGTCTACCGGGATGACGGGCTTAATCGTCATTTCGCGTCACTCAAGCCGGGGGCGGTCAGTTCCGCATTCTCCAGTCCGGGGACGGGCAAGGCGGAGATCGAGATCCCAGCCGGGTCCACCGACACCTATGTTGTACTGCGCTATGAAATCCGAAATGCGGTCGCCAACGTGTCGGTCCCGCAATTTGGCACTGGCATCCTCGGCAGGATTTTCAGCGGCAGCTATATTCTGGCGCGGCTGAAGGGTTCCAACATTCCCGAATTGGGGGCTTCGATCGTTGTCAATGCACCCGCCGAGCTGCTCCAGTGGAAGCTAAAACAGGGCGAGGAGATCATCGTCCGATACGAGGACCTTGTGGCCTTTTCGAGCACGGTTCGGCTCGCGACCGAAATCAACCTTTCCATACAGGCGACCTTATTCGGACGCTTCATGTTTCATAAGATGATTGGTCCCGGCTTCGTGATCGTGCAGACGAAAGGTGAGGCCGTTGCCGGAAAGGAACCCGAGGCGGGCTGGTCTCGCAGGGCAACATCGCTCAAGGCATGGCAACTTCAGGCGGGCTTTCAGGTTCAGTCAAATCTCGACTGGCTGGGGGTCTATCTTGCCCCCTTCAATATCCGAAAACAGGAAGGTTCCATGCTGATCTACGATGCCGCGCCCGAAAATACCCGCTGGTCGTCGTTCGGACTTATCCGGGCAGTCCGAACGTTTCTGCTGCCGTTCTAG
- a CDS encoding MT-A70 family methyltransferase, whose translation MTQLVKYEAACSAIADAKNIDEIKEIRDVSIAMKAYARQAGNREMEADAIEIRMRATRRMDQMRQEQKAMVGLAKGGTPYKGNKSTGSAGNPVGSPLPTLADAGISKRLANEGRKLGALDDEEFTAAVANARDAAGNVIKAALRTGDKKGRRAQREQELGVKQAALPDRRYGVILADPEWRFEVWSRETGMDRSAENHYPTSVLDEIKQRDVPSIATPDCVLFLWATAPMLLSALDVIAAWGFRYVSHYVWNKDRIGTGYWSRNKHELLLIGTRGNIPCPAMGTQMASVIDAPVGEHSAKPEIFLEMIDAYFPNLPKIELNRRGPARPGWDSWGNEAEASPAPAPPCGAGGRRAHLLRDGAMLNLWSARAGWPVLTPAGRALSAMLRVLTSPRP comes from the coding sequence ATGACTCAACTCGTCAAATACGAGGCGGCATGCAGCGCGATTGCCGACGCGAAGAACATCGATGAGATCAAGGAGATCCGCGATGTCAGTATCGCCATGAAGGCCTACGCCCGGCAGGCGGGGAACCGCGAGATGGAGGCCGACGCAATCGAGATCCGCATGCGCGCGACGCGCCGCATGGATCAGATGCGGCAGGAGCAGAAAGCGATGGTCGGGCTGGCGAAGGGGGGAACACCCTACAAAGGCAATAAGTCTACCGGGTCCGCTGGGAACCCGGTGGGGTCTCCGTTGCCCACGCTCGCCGATGCCGGGATCAGCAAGCGCCTTGCCAATGAAGGCCGTAAGCTCGGCGCGCTCGACGACGAGGAATTCACGGCGGCGGTCGCCAATGCGCGCGATGCGGCGGGCAATGTCATCAAGGCGGCGCTGCGGACCGGGGACAAGAAGGGGCGCCGCGCCCAGCGTGAGCAGGAGCTGGGAGTCAAGCAGGCGGCGCTGCCGGACAGGCGCTATGGTGTCATCCTCGCCGATCCGGAGTGGCGGTTTGAAGTCTGGTCACGCGAGACCGGAATGGACCGGTCCGCCGAGAATCACTATCCGACCAGCGTTCTGGACGAGATCAAGCAGCGCGACGTCCCCTCGATTGCCACCCCGGATTGCGTCCTCTTCCTCTGGGCAACCGCCCCGATGCTGCTGTCGGCTCTGGATGTCATAGCGGCGTGGGGATTCCGCTACGTGTCGCACTACGTCTGGAACAAGGACCGCATCGGCACCGGTTACTGGTCGCGCAACAAGCACGAGCTGCTGCTAATCGGCACGCGCGGCAATATTCCCTGTCCGGCGATGGGGACTCAGATGGCGTCGGTGATCGACGCCCCGGTCGGCGAGCACTCGGCCAAGCCTGAGATCTTCCTTGAGATGATCGACGCCTATTTCCCAAACCTGCCGAAGATCGAGCTTAACCGGCGCGGCCCGGCTCGTCCGGGCTGGGATTCATGGGGCAATGAGGCGGAAGCCAGCCCCGCTCCAGCGCCACCTTGCGGCGCTGGCGGCAGACGGGCTCACCTGCTGCGTGACGGCGCGATGCTCAACCTTTGGTCCGCACGGGCTGGCTGGCCAGTGCTGACGCCCGCCGGACGCGCCCTAAGCGCGATGCTGCGCGTCTTGACGTCGCCGAGGCCATGA
- a CDS encoding DUF927 domain-containing protein — protein MADQHHTGEDPFRPIDDDERDAGSAKTAEGSAPDDYGDLVSPVPGDAPPLPTKHPVHGEPTAIYVYRDQAGAVTRYVFRFDLGGGGKMFTPYTVWRKDGVLKWHAKDIPAPKGLYNLDQLAARPDAAVVVCEGEKAADAAAKIYPKSVVITSSGGSHAAAKSDWSPVSGRKVLIWPDNDEPGRKYAQAVAKTLHGLGCAVMIIDAEALASAGPDGDQRGPAQGWDAADALAEWSDLVALLKAANGAAKAFDSGPSYVSYDNYTMTAGGLTAQVEKRRGNTKRVVDVRLSAPFEILGACRDPHGRCWGKILRWPDADGRVHVRHVTDAVLQGNPASLCAALADDGLAISREHQPLFAGYLSGAQVKGRVTLVDCTGWHDIGGSLVFVLPEETIGPRGSEAVILDSAASGPYAKHGTLKDWQGGVGALASGHALPVIAVSTALAGPLLHLAGQEGGGVHIFGISSKGKTTLLQMGASVWGRGASPGYLQAWRATANGLEGAAAGASDTVLVLDEMGTVDAREAGASIYSLSNGSGKQRAGRTGDLRKPKSWRVLTLSSGEIPLEAKLTEHRAAKPRAGQLVRMIDVPADRGRGFGVFDDAGPEGDAGKLARSCKQAAISAYGTAGPEFVRRLIDRQITGDDIGKRIADFTAAHVPVGSDGQVERAAQRLGLIAAAGELATELGVTPWKRGEATAAAAWALVQWIEFRGGSEPAEVRQAIEQVRLFIERHGGSRFEDLDLPDAHPVNNRAGWRKGKGDDLELMILPQVWKQEICAGLDPIFVAKTLYDRGMLEKAKDGYQPVRKICGRNHRVYVLTSGIFDGAKTPSQRADSDECDFG, from the coding sequence ATGGCTGACCAACATCACACTGGCGAAGATCCATTCCGCCCGATCGACGATGATGAGCGCGATGCGGGCTCCGCCAAAACCGCGGAAGGTTCTGCCCCAGACGATTACGGCGATCTCGTTTCGCCGGTGCCGGGTGACGCGCCGCCGCTGCCGACAAAGCACCCCGTCCATGGTGAGCCGACCGCGATCTATGTGTATCGCGATCAAGCCGGCGCTGTGACCCGCTATGTCTTCCGCTTTGACCTTGGTGGCGGCGGCAAGATGTTCACGCCCTACACGGTCTGGCGCAAGGACGGCGTTCTCAAATGGCACGCGAAGGATATTCCAGCACCCAAGGGCCTCTACAACCTCGACCAGCTTGCGGCCCGCCCTGACGCCGCAGTGGTGGTATGTGAGGGTGAAAAGGCGGCTGATGCAGCTGCAAAAATCTATCCGAAGAGCGTCGTCATCACCTCAAGCGGCGGCTCGCACGCTGCGGCCAAATCCGACTGGTCGCCGGTATCTGGCCGCAAGGTTCTGATCTGGCCCGACAATGATGAGCCAGGTCGGAAATATGCGCAGGCCGTCGCCAAGACTCTGCACGGGCTTGGCTGCGCCGTGATGATAATCGACGCCGAGGCGCTGGCGTCGGCTGGCCCTGATGGCGATCAGCGCGGCCCTGCGCAGGGCTGGGACGCCGCCGACGCCCTTGCCGAATGGTCGGACCTCGTCGCGCTGCTCAAGGCTGCCAACGGGGCCGCCAAGGCGTTCGATTCAGGCCCATCTTATGTGTCTTACGATAACTACACGATGACCGCCGGTGGTCTGACCGCCCAAGTCGAGAAAAGGCGCGGAAATACCAAGCGCGTCGTCGATGTCCGACTCTCGGCGCCGTTCGAAATCCTTGGCGCTTGTCGGGATCCGCATGGCCGTTGCTGGGGAAAAATTCTGCGCTGGCCGGACGCAGACGGACGCGTTCACGTCCGGCATGTGACCGATGCGGTTCTTCAGGGCAATCCGGCGTCGCTTTGCGCCGCGCTGGCGGATGACGGCTTGGCCATCAGCCGAGAGCATCAGCCTCTCTTCGCAGGCTATTTGTCGGGAGCACAGGTCAAAGGCCGCGTCACGCTGGTCGATTGCACCGGCTGGCACGACATCGGCGGCAGCCTCGTGTTTGTCCTGCCGGAAGAAACCATCGGCCCGCGCGGCTCCGAAGCGGTCATTCTCGACAGCGCGGCGAGCGGTCCCTATGCGAAGCACGGGACGCTTAAGGACTGGCAGGGCGGCGTCGGCGCGCTTGCCAGCGGTCACGCCTTGCCTGTCATCGCCGTATCGACCGCATTGGCTGGCCCGCTGCTGCATCTGGCCGGCCAAGAGGGTGGAGGTGTCCATATTTTTGGGATTTCGTCCAAGGGCAAGACGACGCTCCTTCAAATGGGCGCCAGCGTCTGGGGGCGCGGCGCGTCGCCGGGTTATCTCCAGGCCTGGCGGGCGACGGCCAACGGCCTGGAGGGCGCGGCGGCGGGCGCCAGCGACACCGTACTTGTCCTTGATGAGATGGGGACGGTCGATGCGCGCGAAGCCGGAGCTTCGATCTATTCATTGTCGAATGGCTCCGGCAAGCAGCGCGCGGGCCGCACGGGCGATTTGCGTAAGCCAAAAAGCTGGCGCGTCCTGACCCTATCGAGCGGCGAGATTCCGCTTGAGGCGAAGCTGACGGAGCATCGCGCCGCCAAGCCGCGCGCCGGTCAGCTTGTCAGGATGATCGATGTGCCTGCCGACCGGGGGCGTGGTTTCGGCGTATTCGATGATGCGGGACCCGAAGGCGATGCTGGCAAGCTGGCGCGGTCCTGCAAGCAGGCGGCGATCAGTGCGTACGGGACGGCGGGGCCGGAATTTGTCCGCCGCCTGATCGATCGTCAGATTACGGGCGATGACATCGGCAAGCGCATTGCTGACTTCACGGCCGCTCATGTTCCCGTCGGTTCCGACGGCCAGGTCGAGCGCGCCGCGCAACGGCTTGGATTGATCGCCGCCGCTGGCGAACTGGCGACGGAACTGGGCGTGACGCCTTGGAAGCGCGGCGAGGCGACAGCGGCGGCGGCTTGGGCTCTTGTCCAATGGATCGAATTTCGCGGCGGCTCAGAGCCTGCGGAGGTCCGCCAGGCCATCGAACAGGTGCGCCTGTTTATCGAACGCCATGGCGGCAGCCGCTTCGAGGATCTCGACTTGCCCGATGCGCACCCAGTCAATAATCGCGCAGGCTGGCGCAAAGGGAAAGGCGACGACCTTGAATTGATGATCCTGCCACAGGTTTGGAAGCAGGAAATCTGCGCTGGCCTCGATCCGATATTTGTTGCCAAGACGCTTTATGACCGGGGCATGTTGGAAAAGGCGAAGGATGGATACCAGCCGGTGCGCAAGATCTGCGGCCGCAACCACCGCGTCTATGTTTTGACCTCCGGCATATTCGACGGCGCAAAAACCCCATCGCAGCGAGCGGATTCCGACGAATGTGATTTCGGGTGA
- a CDS encoding helix-turn-helix domain-containing protein, with translation MAVERLLNSIKQTCGQLDCGPTKLYEKIAAGEILAIKVGGQTKIPQTEIERYIASRPLVDVQRNRGFGNLFADAAMKRAAADAPAPEPVSK, from the coding sequence ATGGCCGTTGAACGCCTGTTGAATTCCATCAAGCAAACGTGCGGTCAGTTGGATTGCGGCCCCACGAAGCTTTACGAGAAAATCGCCGCTGGCGAGATCCTGGCCATCAAGGTCGGCGGCCAAACGAAAATTCCTCAGACCGAAATCGAACGGTACATCGCATCCCGGCCCTTGGTCGATGTGCAGCGTAACCGCGGCTTCGGCAACCTTTTTGCGGATGCGGCGATGAAGCGCGCCGCTGCCGATGCGCCCGCTCCTGAGCCGGTCTCGAAATGA
- a CDS encoding tyrosine-type recombinase/integrase, which produces MSELSAAFVRSAGPGRYCDGDCLWLLVKPNLSRYWAFRYKPAGGKLREMGLGRAGEGRNEIRLSEAREKATDLYKKVKAGVDPLAERDAAKAAGKAIQQDTKAKSVTFREAANRYIATHKAAWRNAKHAAQWTSTIETYACPIFGSIPVGGIETSHVLAALEPIWHVKPETASRVRGRVEVILDFAKTRGWRTGDNPAQWKGHLALALPARSKVRAVKHHAALPWQGINAFMRELKKQQGFGAACLRFSILTAARSGEARGARWSEIDANAKAWTIPAARMKAKREHRVPLSDSAMAVLAEMFELRVTTDADALVFPGADGQRPLSDMTLTACLRRMNREDLTCHGFRSTFRDWAAESTAYPGDVVEMALAHAIGSKVEAAYRRGDLFEKRIRLMADWGGACSAPSSSKGTNIFALKEASDAG; this is translated from the coding sequence ATGAGCGAGCTTTCGGCAGCATTTGTCAGGTCGGCAGGACCGGGGCGCTACTGCGACGGCGATTGCCTCTGGCTGCTGGTCAAGCCGAACCTGTCGAGATACTGGGCCTTCAGATACAAGCCCGCTGGCGGCAAATTGCGTGAGATGGGACTGGGCCGCGCTGGCGAAGGCCGCAACGAGATACGGCTGTCTGAAGCCCGTGAGAAGGCCACAGACCTCTATAAGAAGGTAAAGGCTGGCGTCGACCCGCTGGCCGAGCGTGATGCGGCCAAGGCCGCCGGGAAGGCCATCCAGCAGGATACCAAGGCCAAATCCGTCACCTTCAGGGAGGCGGCGAATCGCTACATCGCCACCCACAAGGCTGCGTGGAGGAACGCCAAGCATGCGGCACAGTGGACCTCGACCATCGAGACCTACGCCTGTCCCATCTTTGGTTCCATCCCTGTTGGCGGGATCGAGACATCGCATGTTCTGGCCGCCTTGGAGCCGATTTGGCACGTCAAGCCGGAAACGGCGAGCCGCGTCAGGGGCCGGGTCGAGGTCATTCTCGACTTCGCCAAGACGCGCGGCTGGCGCACAGGAGACAATCCGGCGCAATGGAAGGGCCATCTCGCCCTCGCCTTGCCCGCTCGCAGCAAGGTGCGCGCCGTAAAGCACCACGCCGCCCTGCCGTGGCAGGGAATCAACGCCTTCATGCGCGAATTGAAGAAGCAGCAAGGCTTTGGCGCCGCATGCCTGCGCTTTTCCATCCTGACCGCGGCCCGCTCTGGCGAAGCGCGCGGCGCACGCTGGTCCGAGATCGATGCTAACGCGAAGGCATGGACGATCCCCGCCGCGCGCATGAAGGCGAAGCGCGAGCATCGGGTGCCGCTGTCGGACTCCGCCATGGCCGTGCTGGCCGAAATGTTCGAATTGCGGGTCACCACCGACGCCGACGCTTTGGTCTTTCCGGGCGCCGACGGCCAGCGCCCGCTGTCCGACATGACCTTGACCGCCTGCCTTCGTCGAATGAACCGCGAAGACCTGACCTGTCACGGCTTTCGGTCCACCTTTAGGGATTGGGCAGCCGAATCGACCGCATACCCAGGTGATGTCGTCGAAATGGCGCTAGCCCACGCCATCGGCAGCAAGGTCGAGGCGGCATACCGGCGCGGCGACCTGTTCGAGAAGCGCATTCGCCTGATGGCTGACTGGGGCGGCGCTTGTTCGGCGCCATCGTCATCAAAGGGTACCAACATTTTCGCGCTGAAGGAGGCCAGCGATGCCGGATGA